From the genome of Papaver somniferum cultivar HN1 chromosome 2, ASM357369v1, whole genome shotgun sequence, one region includes:
- the LOC113350275 gene encoding ESCRT-related protein CHMP1A-like: MGNQEKLMNQIFELKFTSKSLQRQSRKCEKEEKSEKLKVKKAIEKGNMDGARIYAENAIRKRSEAMNYLRLSSRLDAVVSRLDTQAKMNVITKSMGSIVKSLESSLNTGNLTKMSETMDSFEKQFVNMEVQSEFMESSMAGSTSLSTPESDVNSLMQQVADDYGLEVSVGLPQAAGHAIPSASTEKVGEDDLTRRLAELKSRG, from the coding sequence ATGGGAAATCAAGAAAAGTTAATGAATCAAATCTTCGAATTGAAGTTCACATCAAAGAGTTTACAACGTCAATCGCGAAAATgtgaaaaagaagagaaatcaGAAAAACTCAAAGTAAAAAAAGCAATTGAAAAGGGAAACATGGATGGAGCAAGGATTTATGCAGAGAATGCAATTCGTAAAAGAAGTGAAGCGATGAATTACTTACGTTTGTCATCTCGTCTCGATGCAGTTGTATCAAGATTAGATACACAAGCAAAGATGAACGTGATAACAAAATCGATgggatcaattgtgaaatccctTGAATCCTCGTTGAATACAGGGAATTTGACAAAGATGTCTGAAACAATGGATTCATTTGAGAAACAATTTGTGAATATGGAAGTCCAATCGGAGTTTATGGAGAGTTCTATGGCTGGTAGTACGAGTTTGTCTACTCCTGAAAGTGATGTTAATAGTTTGATGCAACAGGTGGCGGATGATTATGGTTTGGAAGTTTCTGTTGGATTACCTCAAGCTGCTGGGCATGCAATTCCGTCCGCTTCCACGGAGAAAGTTGGTGAGGATGATTTGACTAGACGTCTTGCTGAATTGAAGTCTAGAGGGTAA